Proteins encoded in a region of the Bdellovibrionota bacterium genome:
- a CDS encoding DnaJ C-terminal domain-containing protein, with protein sequence NDIWVDFPIPLPAAILGGSLEVPTLTGRVMLTIPPMTPSGKVFRLKNKGFPNDSGPESGSQYIKVLVDIPSDLNEKEREFIESLSEKEYTLSKEFKSKLS encoded by the coding sequence AATGATATTTGGGTAGATTTTCCTATCCCACTTCCGGCCGCTATACTTGGCGGAAGTCTAGAGGTTCCCACATTAACTGGACGCGTGATGCTCACAATCCCACCAATGACTCCATCTGGTAAAGTTTTTCGACTCAAAAACAAGGGCTTTCCTAATGACAGCGGTCCCGAAAGTGGGTCACAATATATAAAAGTCCTCGTGGATATCCCGAGCGATCTTAACGAAAAAGAGCGAGAGTTTATCGAATCTCTTTCAGAAAAAGAATATACACTTTCTAAAGAGTTCAAAAGTAAGCTTTCATAA